Proteins encoded together in one Marispirochaeta sp. window:
- a CDS encoding BspA family leucine-rich repeat surface protein produces MSYLGSHLKTVLLIFIHLTAIFTMCIFISNCQGKYIANKNAFVTIWNTEISVFSTSNPNQINLPLSQNGTYDFDVEWGDGKINHITRYDQQETIHTYERPGKYTITITGIIEGFGFASSGEDSGKLVDIVNWGSVKLHNDGFQFFGIRLSEFSANDMLDVSNVTDMSGMFWHAQAFNQDIGAWDVSKVTDMSYMFDSTDNFNQDISSWDVGNVTDMVSMFSFAESFNQDIGEWDVSNVTDMSEMFEDACSFNQDIGEWDVSNVTDMSEMFLNAKSFNQDIGAWDVSKVTDMYGMFWGAYAFNQDIGAWDISKVTDMCGMFKEAHSFNQNIGAWDVRNVTDMSHMFHEAFSLNQFIGFNQDISAWDVSKVTNMSEMFCLAQDFNQDIGAWDVSNVTDMSGMFAASDFNQDIGSWNVSNVTDMSGMFWLAQDFNQDIGAWDVSKVTNMSRMFEEAQSFNQDISAWDISFIADTSDMFKEATAYNRNYGNNQ; encoded by the coding sequence ATGTCCTATCTCGGATCTCATCTAAAAACTGTCTTGCTTATTTTCATTCATCTGACAGCTATTTTTACCATGTGTATTTTCATTAGCAATTGCCAGGGAAAATATATAGCGAATAAGAACGCATTTGTGACAATCTGGAATACGGAAATATCGGTTTTCTCTACTTCTAATCCCAATCAGATAAATCTTCCTCTATCCCAAAACGGGACATACGATTTCGACGTGGAATGGGGTGACGGAAAGATAAACCACATAACCCGATACGATCAACAAGAAACAATACATACCTATGAACGTCCCGGAAAATATACAATAACAATAACCGGAATAATTGAAGGGTTTGGATTTGCTAGTTCCGGTGAGGATAGTGGAAAGTTGGTTGATATAGTTAATTGGGGATCCGTAAAACTACATAATGACGGGTTTCAGTTTTTCGGCATTCGTTTAAGCGAGTTCAGTGCAAATGACATGCTGGACGTAAGTAATGTTACTGATATGAGCGGGATGTTTTGGCATGCACAAGCTTTCAATCAGGATATTGGAGCGTGGGATGTGAGTAAGGTTACTGATATGAGCTATATGTTCGATTCTACTGATAACTTTAATCAGGATATTAGTTCGTGGGATGTTGGTAATGTTACTGATATGGTGTCAATGTTCAGTTTTGCTGAATCATTTAATCAGGATATTGGTGAGTGGGATGTCAGCAATGTAACCGATATGAGCGAAATGTTCGAAGATGCCTGTTCTTTTAATCAGGATATTGGTGAGTGGGATGTCAGTAATGTAACCGATATGAGCGAAATGTTCTTGAATGCAAAATCATTCAATCAGGATATCGGTGCATGGGATGTCAGTAAGGTAACTGATATGTACGGGATGTTTTGGGGGGCATATGCTTTCAATCAGGATATTGGAGCGTGGGATATTAGTAAGGTAACTGATATGTGCGGAATGTTTAAGGAGGCTCATTCATTTAATCAAAATATTGGGGCCTGGGATGTAAGAAATGTAACAGATATGAGTCATATGTTCCACGAGGCCTTTTCTCTCAATCAATTTATTGGATTCAATCAGGATATTAGTGCGTGGGATGTGAGTAAGGTTACTAATATGAGTGAAATGTTTTGTCTTGCACAGGACTTTAATCAGGATATTGGAGCGTGGGATGTAAGTAATGTTACTGATATGAGCGGGATGTTCGCGGCTTCAGATTTTAATCAAGATATCGGTTCCTGGAATGTGAGTAATGTTACTGATATGAGCGGGATGTTTTGGCTTGCACAGGACTTTAATCAGGATATTGGAGCGTGGGATGTGAGTAAGGTAACTAATATGAGTCGGATGTTCGAAGAGGCCCAGTCTTTTAATCAGGACATCAGCGCCTGGGATATTAGCTTCATTGCCGATACGTCTGATATGTTCAAGGAAGCCACCGCTTACAATCGGAATTATGGGAACAATCAATAA
- a CDS encoding BspA family leucine-rich repeat surface protein: MLYKVAHHRAPATQFLVLIMAALTICISVSSCQGKRFSDEDAFVTVWNTELPGITSSNQIQLPLAPDGEYDFQVDWGDGKRNRITKYDHPKTLHTYKSPGKYTITVTGKIRGFGFHPALPGDNGKLVDVIRWGPVILHDDGFQFQGISLTGFSATDTPDLSQNTNLQYMFYFAEQFNNGISNWDVSNITNMNHMFWWAKSFNQDIGVWDVRNVSDMTYILNGADSFDQDLSIWENINMAAISNIPKQTSSE; this comes from the coding sequence ATGTTATATAAAGTAGCACATCATAGAGCACCGGCCACACAGTTTTTAGTGTTAATAATGGCTGCACTAACTATCTGTATTTCGGTTAGTAGTTGCCAAGGTAAAAGATTCAGTGATGAGGATGCGTTTGTAACGGTCTGGAATACGGAATTGCCGGGTATTACCTCCTCCAATCAGATACAACTCCCCCTTGCTCCGGACGGCGAATACGATTTCCAGGTGGATTGGGGTGACGGGAAAAGAAACCGCATAACCAAATATGACCATCCAAAAACCTTACATACATATAAATCTCCAGGGAAATATACCATAACAGTAACCGGTAAGATTCGAGGTTTCGGATTTCATCCAGCGTTACCCGGTGATAATGGAAAACTTGTGGACGTAATAAGATGGGGACCTGTAATACTTCATGATGATGGATTTCAATTTCAAGGTATCAGCTTGACTGGCTTCAGTGCTACTGATACCCCCGACCTCAGCCAGAATACAAACCTGCAATATATGTTTTATTTCGCCGAACAGTTCAACAATGGTATTAGCAACTGGGATGTAAGTAACATAACGAATATGAACCATATGTTCTGGTGGGCAAAATCATTCAATCAGGACATCGGTGTGTGGGATGTGAGAAATGTTTCTGATATGACCTATATACTCAATGGGGCCGATTCCTTCGATCAAGACCTGAGCATTTGGGAGAATATTAATATGGCAGCAATTTCTAATATACCCAAACAAACATCTTCTGAGTAA
- a CDS encoding ankyrin repeat domain-containing protein, translating to MIFTGFLVKKRSTVIIIILISVNSLLFSDSHELFSLIMTGQENQAITLLKTDPSLIESKDSNMRSPLWLACYAHCDKLIDYLLDHGADPDYSPHNGYTLLHYCAEKNKTSMFLKLLRAGANPTLLYIPEKEIFIREKVVLADWNTEFTPLEFAVCNHNCELVRTIVTESPEILDNKNTNQLTLEYTDEFYDQDLFFGIITATPRTLLYSILFNEDDLTLFLLQHSPSCDHLLSLALRLGKMDLAKKLMRFNPVKNSRNDFYTISPMFPDTLYGLLFRSYDTETIRYFINAGYNPNEVQPYLWISALHLAMNYDNTEIFKMLLEAGADPHANIQYAETGSDKILPPLHYALDKRKFNFAEILLQFGEDINFAYMDSDIGYFLYPPILYFADQIDITNWLTEHGADPEEITEDWLINHGADPDFFEEH from the coding sequence ATGATATTTACAGGATTTTTAGTAAAAAAGAGATCGACAGTCATAATCATTATTCTTATTTCTGTTAATTCTCTCCTTTTTTCCGATTCGCATGAACTGTTTTCATTAATTATGACTGGCCAGGAAAACCAGGCCATTACGTTACTTAAAACCGATCCGTCCCTGATTGAATCGAAAGACAGTAATATGCGTTCCCCTCTCTGGCTCGCCTGCTATGCTCATTGTGATAAGCTCATTGATTACCTGTTGGATCACGGAGCAGATCCTGATTATTCACCACATAACGGATACACGCTTTTGCATTACTGCGCTGAAAAGAATAAAACTTCCATGTTTCTTAAGCTACTCCGGGCCGGAGCCAATCCCACGTTACTCTATATCCCGGAAAAAGAGATTTTTATTAGAGAAAAGGTTGTGCTTGCAGACTGGAATACGGAGTTTACTCCTCTTGAGTTCGCGGTCTGTAACCATAACTGCGAGCTTGTTCGTACGATTGTAACAGAATCCCCCGAAATCCTTGATAACAAAAATACAAATCAACTAACACTTGAATACACAGATGAGTTTTACGATCAGGATTTATTCTTTGGAATTATAACAGCAACTCCCCGTACACTTTTATACAGCATCCTCTTTAACGAAGATGATCTGACACTTTTCCTGCTACAGCATTCACCTTCCTGCGATCACCTTCTCTCCCTTGCGTTGCGCCTAGGGAAAATGGATCTGGCAAAGAAACTGATGCGTTTTAATCCCGTCAAGAACTCTAGAAACGATTTCTATACAATCAGTCCCATGTTCCCTGATACTTTATATGGTCTCCTGTTTCGCAGCTACGATACCGAAACAATCCGGTATTTTATTAATGCAGGATACAATCCCAATGAAGTACAGCCCTATTTATGGATTTCGGCGCTCCATCTGGCCATGAATTACGACAACACTGAGATATTCAAAATGTTATTGGAAGCAGGAGCGGATCCCCATGCAAACATTCAATACGCTGAAACTGGAAGCGACAAGATTTTACCACCTCTTCATTATGCACTGGATAAAAGAAAATTCAATTTTGCAGAGATATTACTACAATTCGGGGAAGATATTAATTTCGCGTATATGGACAGTGACATTGGCTATTTTCTTTATCCTCCGATACTCTACTTCGCAGATCAAATAGATATCACAAACTGGCTCACCGAGCATGGCGCCGATCCGGAAGAAATAACGGAGGACTGGTTGATTAACCATGGCGCCGATCCTGACTTCTTTGAAGAGCATTGA
- a CDS encoding DNA starvation/stationary phase protection protein encodes MFQPLSNRGSPEFGFPPGPNFQQLHLLTEASYNDLFEKYDELAERMKMLGELPPASVKKYLELTKVQELADKEYSAAEVLKNVLEAYKFLKEESTELRSLADAEGDFVTLARAEGYIGELNRSGLSLQCRDNPELFQDFSFTTRESTGAVVAAPVFFWIIILIIVDSIFYLCK; translated from the coding sequence ATTTTTCAGCCTCTTTCAAATAGGGGATCTCCCGAATTTGGTTTCCCGCCAGGTCCCAATTTCCAGCAACTCCACCTGCTTACCGAAGCATCATACAATGACCTTTTTGAAAAATATGATGAACTCGCCGAACGGATGAAAATGCTCGGAGAACTGCCTCCGGCCTCGGTAAAGAAATATCTGGAGCTGACAAAGGTGCAGGAACTGGCCGACAAGGAGTATTCCGCTGCTGAAGTTCTAAAAAATGTACTGGAAGCATACAAATTCCTGAAAGAAGAGTCTACCGAGCTCCGATCCCTGGCCGACGCTGAGGGCGATTTCGTAACCCTCGCACGTGCCGAAGGGTATATCGGGGAATTAAACAGATCTGGTTTGTCTCTTCAATGCAGAGATAATCCGGAACTCTTCCAGGATTTTTCCTTTACAACCCGGGAAAGTACGGGGGCTGTCGTGGCAGCCCCCGTTTTTTTTTGGATAATTATTCTCATTATAGTTGACTCTATCTTCTATCTGTGCAAATAA
- a CDS encoding TetR/AcrR family transcriptional regulator: MISIQIDTRQKILDSGKKEFLRWGFKGASMRRIAENAGVTTGAIYLYYRNKEALFDALVREPAEPLLSEFRDIHRRFSSHQPDTQIQIMHEYSEEGLSGMLVYIFEHYTAFKLIVCCSAGTAWETYIDTLVAIEEEATRDFIAILKDRGKRVLPVDNQLIHILASSLFYGLFEIITHDTEQTKAMKYIDSLQEFYRAGWDRLLGLKQ, encoded by the coding sequence ATGATCAGCATCCAGATAGATACCCGGCAGAAAATACTCGATTCCGGGAAAAAAGAATTTCTTCGTTGGGGCTTCAAAGGGGCTTCCATGCGAAGAATTGCAGAAAACGCCGGGGTAACCACCGGGGCAATATACCTCTATTACAGGAACAAGGAAGCCCTCTTCGATGCCCTGGTCCGGGAACCGGCAGAACCCCTGCTTTCCGAATTCCGGGATATTCATAGACGTTTTTCCTCCCACCAGCCGGATACCCAGATTCAGATCATGCATGAGTACTCGGAAGAGGGACTGTCCGGCATGCTGGTTTACATCTTCGAGCATTACACCGCCTTCAAGCTCATCGTCTGCTGCTCCGCAGGAACCGCCTGGGAGACCTATATCGACACGCTGGTTGCAATCGAGGAAGAGGCCACCAGGGATTTTATCGCCATTCTCAAGGATCGGGGCAAGAGAGTACTCCCGGTGGACAATCAGCTTATTCACATTCTGGCAAGTTCCCTGTTCTACGGTCTCTTTGAAATCATCACCCATGACACGGAGCAGACCAAGGCCATGAAATATATCGACAGCCTTCAGGAATTCTATCGTGCCGGTTGGGACCGGCTGCTGGGGCTGAAACAATGA
- a CDS encoding HTH domain-containing protein yields the protein MSINPLARILLLTADPRIFTIHEIAERVEVSVETAEQMIAGLQRMGYLENPAAPCTHCRKCSKRPSSIPGTQRIWELSGKGKTCIKNIIGTAIFFDHKYRDG from the coding sequence ATGAGCATAAATCCGCTGGCAAGGATACTCCTGCTGACTGCCGACCCCCGGATTTTTACCATCCACGAGATAGCCGAAAGGGTTGAAGTTTCCGTCGAAACAGCTGAACAGATGATAGCCGGGCTGCAGCGAATGGGATACCTGGAGAATCCTGCCGCGCCCTGCACCCACTGCCGAAAATGCAGCAAGCGCCCCTCTTCCATACCGGGGACACAACGGATCTGGGAACTCTCAGGCAAGGGGAAGACCTGTATCAAGAATATTATTGGTACAGCTATTTTTTTTGATCATAAATATAGAGATGGCTAA
- a CDS encoding FeoA family protein — MVSLDSLETGQTGIIHSLNGGSGFISRISAMGFTPETTVTMVSRRSWGPVLVYLRDTEVALGRREAGRITVRREDA, encoded by the coding sequence ATGGTATCACTGGACTCCCTGGAAACAGGGCAAACAGGAATAATCCACAGCCTGAACGGCGGTAGTGGATTCATCAGCCGTATCAGCGCCATGGGATTTACCCCGGAGACCACGGTAACCATGGTCTCCCGCCGCTCATGGGGACCGGTCCTGGTCTACCTGCGGGATACTGAGGTTGCCCTGGGCCGCAGGGAAGCAGGACGGATAACCGTTCGCAGGGAGGACGCATGA